One genomic region from Spirosoma sp. KCTC 42546 encodes:
- a CDS encoding TonB-dependent receptor: MKYLFFLLIFLTTTVQAISQSDTTGTSIDSLRKIQLNEVVISASRVSESILKSPVSIEVIDARRIRLSAQPSYFDAIENLKGVQLLTSSLGFKVYNTRGFAATTNVRFVQLVDGRDNQAPHIGAPIASALAPSDLDIQQVEVVPGVASALYGMNALNGLVNILTRNPFDSQGLSIGQKTGLNHVGDAGVSAKVYYETSIRYAHQLGNHFAFKVNMVYQKGYDWVADNHDDLNPNGNASLGLFGADNPAYDPVNGYGNEAANRRTLTLGGKRYSIGRTGYYERESTDYGLQNLRGDLSLHYRFSPTVELAYTYQGATLDNVYQRTNRFRLDNYRLDQHSITFTTPSIQIRAYRSSENTGDSYNIRSMAENIDKSFKTDNQWFTDFTNRFNLDTQTGLAVTDALRDARSVADQGRPIPGTQTFNDLITKLRDINNWDIGAALRVQSWMYHAEGQVEPTKVLWQRFRQQTGLTIQAGFDFRRYVVFPDGNYFINPTEQGKNLVYGKTGGFVQLSRTFFNDKLKVAGSVRVDKNTYFDARLNPRLSVVYSPSETHNIRLSYQNGYRFPSLFEGFTNINSGGVKRVGGLPIMSHGIYENAYLVTSINAFQAAITTDVNTNKLTTEQAIQKNKGLLKQSPYTYLKPEQVNSYELGYKGLLIKNRLYVDADVYYTAYQNFIAQVNANLAKGSNPDSLAYYFSSATTQDRYRLWTNSQTRVYNYGASLGLRYSLTQNWSAGGNASFAKLDRADNGDGLESSFNTPRWITNLSVSNGNLWRGLGFSVNYKHQDAFLWQSELATGTVSAINTVDAQVSYRIQPIHLLVKVGGTNLTNKYYYTFIGGPAVGGLYYTNLVWEPRF; encoded by the coding sequence ATGAAATACCTCTTCTTTTTACTAATCTTTCTTACTACAACCGTACAGGCCATCAGCCAATCGGACACCACGGGTACGTCCATTGATTCGCTGCGAAAAATCCAACTCAATGAGGTCGTTATCTCTGCTTCCCGCGTATCGGAGAGTATCCTGAAATCACCGGTTAGTATTGAGGTGATCGATGCCCGGCGCATCCGTTTATCCGCCCAGCCCTCCTATTTTGATGCGATCGAAAATCTTAAAGGCGTCCAATTGCTTACCTCGAGCCTGGGTTTTAAAGTCTATAATACCCGGGGCTTTGCCGCCACCACCAACGTCCGCTTTGTGCAACTCGTAGATGGCCGTGATAACCAGGCTCCGCACATTGGGGCGCCTATTGCGAGCGCGCTGGCACCATCGGATCTGGACATTCAACAGGTTGAAGTAGTACCGGGCGTGGCTTCGGCGCTTTACGGAATGAATGCCCTTAACGGGTTAGTTAACATATTAACGAGAAACCCATTCGATTCCCAGGGACTCAGTATCGGACAGAAAACAGGTCTCAATCACGTTGGCGATGCCGGTGTGTCGGCTAAGGTGTATTATGAAACCAGTATCCGGTATGCCCATCAACTTGGTAACCACTTCGCCTTCAAGGTGAATATGGTTTACCAAAAAGGATACGACTGGGTGGCCGACAATCACGACGATCTCAACCCCAACGGCAATGCATCCCTTGGTTTGTTCGGTGCTGATAATCCGGCCTATGATCCGGTCAACGGATATGGCAATGAAGCAGCCAACCGCCGAACGCTAACACTGGGTGGGAAACGCTATAGCATTGGTCGAACGGGCTATTATGAACGGGAGTCTACGGACTACGGATTGCAAAATCTGCGGGGTGATCTATCCCTGCATTATCGGTTCTCGCCCACCGTCGAGCTGGCGTATACGTACCAGGGAGCCACGCTGGACAATGTTTATCAGCGAACCAACCGTTTTCGACTCGATAACTACCGGCTCGATCAGCACAGCATCACGTTTACCACACCTTCAATACAAATTCGGGCCTACCGAAGCAGTGAAAACACGGGCGATTCCTACAACATCCGGTCAATGGCCGAAAACATCGACAAGTCGTTTAAAACCGATAACCAGTGGTTTACCGATTTTACCAACCGGTTTAATCTGGATACGCAGACCGGTTTAGCGGTGACGGACGCGTTACGGGATGCTCGCTCCGTGGCGGATCAGGGCCGCCCGATTCCGGGTACGCAAACCTTTAACGACCTGATTACCAAACTCCGGGACATTAACAACTGGGACATTGGCGCGGCCCTCCGGGTACAATCGTGGATGTACCATGCCGAAGGACAAGTTGAACCGACAAAAGTCCTCTGGCAGCGGTTCCGGCAGCAGACCGGCCTAACGATTCAGGCTGGCTTTGATTTCCGACGATACGTTGTTTTCCCGGATGGCAATTACTTTATCAACCCCACCGAGCAGGGAAAAAACCTTGTTTATGGCAAAACAGGGGGATTTGTCCAGCTTAGCCGCACGTTTTTTAATGATAAGCTGAAAGTGGCCGGATCAGTACGAGTCGACAAAAACACCTACTTCGACGCCCGCCTGAATCCCCGATTATCAGTGGTCTACTCCCCTTCGGAAACGCACAACATTCGCCTGTCGTACCAGAATGGCTACCGGTTTCCATCCTTGTTCGAGGGCTTTACAAACATCAACTCGGGCGGTGTAAAACGCGTTGGAGGCTTACCGATCATGTCGCATGGGATTTATGAAAACGCCTATCTGGTCACCTCGATCAATGCCTTTCAGGCGGCCATCACTACGGATGTCAATACGAACAAACTCACTACAGAACAGGCTATCCAGAAAAACAAAGGGCTTCTGAAACAGAGTCCGTATACCTATCTGAAACCCGAACAGGTCAATAGTTATGAACTGGGTTATAAAGGATTGTTAATCAAAAATCGGCTTTATGTAGATGCCGATGTGTACTACACGGCTTATCAGAACTTCATTGCGCAGGTGAATGCCAACCTTGCAAAAGGATCAAATCCAGATTCGCTGGCTTATTACTTTTCGTCGGCAACAACCCAGGATCGGTACCGATTGTGGACCAATTCACAAACGCGGGTGTATAATTACGGGGCCAGCTTAGGCCTTCGGTACAGCCTGACCCAAAACTGGTCGGCAGGTGGCAATGCCTCCTTTGCCAAACTTGACCGGGCCGATAATGGGGATGGATTGGAGAGTTCATTCAATACGCCCCGTTGGATCACGAACCTGAGCGTCTCGAACGGAAACCTGTGGCGTGGACTGGGCTTCTCGGTGAACTACAAACATCAGGATGCGTTTTTGTGGCAATCGGAACTGGCTACAGGTACCGTATCGGCCATCAATACGGTGGATGCTCAGGTGAGTTACCGCATCCAGCCCATACATCTTTTGGTGAAAGTGGGTGGCACTAATCTGACCAACAAATACTATTATACCTTCATTGGCGGACCGGCGGTTGGTGGCCTGTACTACACGAATCTGGTCTGGGAACCCAGGTTTTAG
- a CDS encoding ATP-binding protein, which translates to MTEVNDEAIFRSIVMESPIPIALLVGRELIITVANEPQLAVWGKGDKVIGLPLARAIPEMEGQPFLGILDDVFTTGIPFASNNTPATMVVDGITKTVCFDFSFKPIRNHQGVVYGIIATGIEITQQVADRQALQHSEERYRQLSADLDQQVQERTQQLEDSVQDLKRSNVNLQQFAYIASHDLQEPLRKVQQFGDLLKTQFGSELGEGITYIERMQSAANRMSTLIRDLLSFSRISTQRDTSRMVSLTEIVRSAEKNLDWVIDETNAVVHVSDLPMVEGDPSQLEQLFQNLLSNALKFHKPGVTPQVHILYEWVASSSVPKAVKSDRKGIAYHRIDVIDDGIGFEEKYLDRIFTVFQRLHSKSEFDGTGIGLAICDKVVANHGGAIIARSQPGQGSIFSVFLPIY; encoded by the coding sequence ATGACAGAAGTAAACGACGAGGCTATTTTTCGTTCCATTGTTATGGAATCCCCTATTCCCATTGCCCTACTGGTTGGCCGGGAATTGATCATAACAGTGGCCAACGAGCCTCAGTTGGCAGTATGGGGGAAAGGCGATAAAGTAATCGGCCTGCCATTAGCCAGGGCCATTCCAGAAATGGAAGGGCAACCCTTTCTGGGCATATTAGATGACGTTTTTACGACGGGTATCCCCTTCGCATCCAATAACACCCCAGCAACTATGGTCGTTGATGGGATCACAAAGACGGTTTGTTTTGACTTTTCCTTCAAACCTATCCGAAATCATCAGGGAGTCGTGTACGGGATCATCGCAACAGGTATCGAAATTACCCAGCAGGTGGCCGATCGCCAGGCGCTCCAACACAGTGAAGAACGCTATCGACAACTGTCGGCGGACCTCGATCAGCAGGTTCAGGAACGGACCCAGCAACTGGAAGACTCAGTTCAGGATTTGAAGCGATCCAATGTTAACCTTCAGCAATTTGCCTATATCGCTTCCCACGATTTGCAGGAGCCTCTTCGCAAAGTGCAGCAATTTGGGGATTTACTTAAGACCCAATTCGGCTCTGAGCTGGGCGAAGGGATAACCTATATTGAACGCATGCAATCCGCAGCCAACCGGATGTCTACGCTGATTCGCGACTTACTGAGCTTCTCCCGAATTTCCACCCAACGGGATACCAGCAGGATGGTATCACTGACCGAAATCGTTCGGTCAGCGGAGAAAAATCTGGACTGGGTCATCGACGAAACGAATGCAGTTGTGCACGTGAGCGACTTACCCATGGTAGAGGGCGACCCTTCGCAATTAGAGCAATTGTTCCAAAATTTGTTGAGCAATGCCCTGAAATTTCACAAACCGGGAGTTACTCCTCAGGTTCATATCCTCTACGAATGGGTAGCGTCCAGTAGTGTTCCAAAGGCTGTTAAGTCAGATCGAAAAGGCATCGCCTATCATCGCATTGATGTCATCGACGACGGGATTGGTTTCGAGGAGAAATACCTGGACCGCATATTCACAGTCTTTCAGCGACTACATAGCAAAAGCGAGTTTGACGGAACCGGCATTGGGCTAGCCATCTGCGACAAGGTAGTGGCCAATCATGGGGGCGCAATCATAGCCAGAAGTCAACCCGGCCAGGGCTCAATCTTCAGTGTGTTTTTACCTATCTACTGA
- a CDS encoding DUF2911 domain-containing protein, with protein MKSLKFQPIALAMLLAICSFSIAQAQLKVPAASPAQTTKQSFGLGDITLEYSRPAVKGRTIFGDLVPYDKVWRTGANATSKITFSTDVKLEGKDVKAGTYGLFTIPGKSSWEVMLSKDLNLGANVGDYKKENEVVRVQVKPTTLANKVETFTINLADILPNSAVLEIMWDKTRVPVAITADIDQTIVKNIEASLASDKPAYFEAASYYYDTNRDLKQALGWVTKATEQNPKAFWVMLLKARIEQKLNQKAAAIASAEKTVTLATEAKNADYVKMANDLIAAAKK; from the coding sequence ATGAAGAGCCTAAAGTTCCAGCCAATAGCCCTGGCCATGCTGCTTGCCATTTGTTCATTTTCTATTGCGCAGGCGCAGCTTAAAGTACCAGCCGCCAGCCCTGCCCAAACCACCAAACAAAGCTTTGGCTTAGGGGACATTACCCTTGAGTACTCCCGACCCGCCGTGAAAGGACGTACCATCTTCGGCGATCTGGTTCCCTATGATAAAGTATGGCGGACTGGTGCCAATGCCACCTCTAAAATTACGTTCTCAACAGACGTAAAACTGGAAGGGAAAGATGTGAAAGCGGGCACTTACGGCCTGTTCACTATTCCGGGTAAATCCAGTTGGGAAGTTATGCTGTCCAAAGACCTTAATCTGGGCGCAAACGTGGGCGATTATAAAAAAGAAAACGAAGTGGTACGGGTTCAGGTAAAACCAACTACGCTGGCCAACAAAGTAGAAACCTTTACCATCAATCTAGCCGATATTCTACCCAACTCGGCTGTGCTGGAAATCATGTGGGATAAAACCCGCGTTCCCGTTGCCATTACTGCCGATATCGATCAAACGATCGTGAAGAACATTGAGGCCTCGTTAGCGTCTGACAAACCAGCTTATTTTGAAGCAGCCAGTTATTATTACGACACTAACCGGGATTTGAAACAGGCACTGGGTTGGGTGACCAAGGCCACCGAACAAAATCCAAAAGCCTTCTGGGTGATGTTGCTGAAAGCCCGGATCGAACAGAAATTAAACCAAAAAGCGGCTGCTATTGCCAGCGCCGAGAAAACGGTAACTCTGGCCACCGAAGCTAAAAATGCAGATTACGTAAAAATGGCCAATGACCTGATTGCGGCTGCAAAAAAATAA
- a CDS encoding NAD(P)/FAD-dependent oxidoreductase, with protein sequence MLLTNKKVAILGAGPVGLTMARLLQQKGVDVTVYERDKDARTRISGGTLDLHKGSGQDALNEAGLLERYYALAIPMGRTVADKQGNVLFSRKPTPDEQYNNPEINRNDLRQLLLDSLTANTVVWDRKFTGLDHQNGKWLLHFEKNGIETTDVVIGANGGMSKARQYVTDAEIDYTGTLIIQGEVVQPEKTCPAFYQLCNDTILMTASNGNLVVANPRNGNLLSYNVMFKQPSAWGPEHGVNLQDTDSIRTFLLNRLSDWDASYKELVRATASFVNWPTRKIPLDKPWTTNRPLPITLIGDAAHIMPPFAGQGVNIGLMDAMILANNLTSGKFDTLAAAISDYEQNMFVYATEAQLETGRNELEMRHPDFSFLKFYQ encoded by the coding sequence ATGTTACTGACGAATAAAAAAGTAGCCATCCTTGGCGCAGGGCCCGTTGGGCTAACAATGGCCAGATTACTACAGCAAAAAGGCGTAGACGTAACCGTTTACGAACGGGATAAAGACGCCCGCACCCGAATTTCGGGTGGTACACTTGACCTGCACAAAGGGTCGGGACAGGATGCCCTGAACGAAGCAGGATTATTGGAACGCTATTATGCACTGGCCATCCCCATGGGAAGAACCGTGGCCGACAAACAGGGAAACGTATTGTTCTCTAGAAAACCGACACCCGACGAGCAATATAACAATCCGGAGATAAACCGAAACGATTTAAGGCAACTACTACTCGACAGCTTAACCGCCAATACGGTTGTCTGGGACAGGAAATTTACCGGACTTGACCACCAGAACGGAAAATGGCTTTTGCATTTCGAGAAGAATGGGATTGAAACCACCGATGTTGTCATTGGTGCTAATGGAGGAATGTCGAAGGCAAGACAATATGTTACAGATGCCGAAATTGACTACACCGGCACCCTGATTATACAGGGCGAAGTAGTTCAACCGGAAAAGACTTGCCCGGCGTTCTACCAACTGTGCAACGATACCATATTAATGACCGCCAGCAATGGCAATTTAGTCGTGGCAAACCCCAGGAATGGAAACCTGTTGAGCTACAATGTAATGTTTAAACAGCCTTCGGCATGGGGTCCAGAACATGGAGTAAACCTTCAGGATACGGACAGCATTCGTACATTCCTCTTAAATAGACTCTCTGATTGGGATGCGAGCTACAAAGAATTGGTGCGCGCTACGGCTTCTTTTGTGAATTGGCCAACGAGAAAAATACCGCTGGATAAACCCTGGACAACGAATCGACCATTGCCGATAACCCTTATTGGTGATGCCGCGCACATCATGCCGCCCTTTGCTGGTCAGGGGGTAAATATTGGACTGATGGACGCCATGATTCTAGCCAATAACCTGACTAGTGGAAAATTTGACACCCTGGCAGCCGCGATCAGCGACTATGAACAGAACATGTTCGTTTATGCTACAGAAGCTCAGCTTGAAACAGGCAGGAACGAACTGGAGATGCGCCATCCAGACTTTTCGTTCCTGAAATTTTATCAATAA
- a CDS encoding VOC family protein: protein MVPDIHVAVTFLSSALGITGFPQPEHVRAQDLGMTYHGQVVAGEWLTTQTYNGGSFLELIQPVSGQSMFHDYLAQYPAGGTQHLAFRLPVNEFDRITSDLHEQGYALISEVDHPIARMAFFDTYQTLGVATEIMGVTPEGWTAIEQMQQVR from the coding sequence GTGGTCCCAGACATTCACGTCGCTGTAACATTCCTTTCGAGCGCCCTGGGCATCACTGGCTTTCCCCAACCGGAACATGTTCGGGCACAGGATCTGGGAATGACCTATCATGGGCAGGTTGTGGCTGGTGAATGGCTGACCACGCAGACCTATAACGGGGGTAGCTTTCTCGAACTCATCCAGCCTGTTTCCGGCCAAAGCATGTTCCACGATTACCTCGCCCAATATCCCGCAGGCGGCACCCAGCACCTTGCGTTCCGTTTGCCGGTTAACGAATTCGACCGGATCACCAGCGATCTGCACGAACAAGGGTATGCACTCATCAGCGAAGTGGATCACCCCATTGCACGAATGGCTTTCTTCGACACTTACCAAACGCTGGGCGTTGCCACCGAGATCATGGGTGTAACGCCGGAAGGATGGACAGCCATTGAACAAATGCAGCAGGTCCGGTGA
- a CDS encoding helix-turn-helix domain-containing protein, whose protein sequence is MYERKLPIELDCGLHLFMEVMNGKWKINLIWCIHSGIKRPGELQRHIPKASRRLLDTQLKQLTDQGILIKTIFDQRPAKVMYELTPLGETLIPVIEIAARWGESHRAVLEPLFQSPDFPKA, encoded by the coding sequence ATGTACGAACGAAAATTGCCAATAGAACTGGATTGCGGACTGCACCTGTTCATGGAAGTAATGAATGGGAAATGGAAGATCAACTTGATCTGGTGCATACACAGTGGTATCAAAAGACCAGGTGAGTTGCAACGCCATATACCTAAAGCTTCCAGGCGGCTGCTTGATACGCAACTGAAACAGCTGACGGATCAAGGCATCCTGATCAAAACAATTTTTGATCAGCGACCAGCCAAAGTGATGTATGAGCTGACACCCCTGGGCGAAACGTTAATACCGGTAATCGAAATTGCTGCGCGTTGGGGGGAATCACACCGTGCTGTACTAGAGCCTTTGTTTCAATCGCCCGATTTTCCGAAGGCGTAA
- a CDS encoding aldo/keto reductase, whose amino-acid sequence MNYKLVGTHTGLPASELVLGAASLGSRKGYGATPDDSQKILVAYAEAGGNFIDVADQYQLGEAEEIIGRFIASERHNFIICTKYTRSSETEPLPSNEGNHRKAMRQSVEASLKRLKTDYIDLYMPHYDDGRTPVEEIARGLEDLVKSGKVLYTGLANFPAWKAAAIASTTPLSALQLEYNLVQRTADRELMPMASYFGLGTMLYSPLAGGLLTGKYRQGATGRLTRSAPEGYQENMGTKAILDELELIAAEVDATPGQVALGWTLTKNCFPIIGARVLAHITESINALSIQLSPDQITRLDAISAVKMGYPHELLKTVQKVY is encoded by the coding sequence ATGAACTATAAACTAGTTGGAACACACACCGGCTTACCGGCCAGCGAACTTGTATTGGGTGCCGCGAGTCTGGGTAGCCGTAAGGGGTATGGCGCTACGCCCGACGATAGTCAGAAAATTTTGGTAGCTTATGCCGAGGCAGGCGGCAATTTTATAGACGTGGCCGATCAATACCAACTTGGCGAAGCGGAAGAGATCATTGGGCGGTTTATAGCCTCAGAGCGCCACAATTTCATTATCTGTACCAAATACACCCGCAGCAGTGAAACTGAGCCGTTGCCCAGCAATGAGGGTAATCATCGCAAAGCGATGCGTCAATCTGTTGAAGCCAGTTTGAAACGTCTGAAGACAGATTATATTGACCTCTACATGCCGCACTATGATGATGGCCGAACGCCTGTTGAAGAAATTGCACGTGGGCTCGAAGACCTGGTTAAATCCGGTAAAGTGCTGTACACCGGCCTGGCAAATTTTCCGGCGTGGAAAGCTGCTGCCATTGCCAGTACAACTCCATTGAGCGCCTTGCAACTCGAGTATAACCTGGTGCAACGAACAGCCGATCGGGAATTGATGCCTATGGCCAGCTACTTTGGCCTGGGTACGATGCTTTATTCTCCCCTGGCAGGTGGGTTGCTTACCGGCAAATACCGCCAGGGGGCAACAGGGCGCCTGACACGTTCTGCCCCGGAAGGTTATCAGGAGAATATGGGCACCAAAGCCATACTGGACGAATTGGAATTGATTGCTGCCGAAGTTGACGCAACGCCCGGTCAGGTAGCCTTAGGGTGGACGCTGACCAAAAACTGTTTTCCAATCATCGGTGCAAGGGTCCTTGCACATATCACGGAAAGCATAAACGCGCTATCGATCCAACTAAGCCCTGATCAAATTACGCGTTTAGATGCTATCAGCGCTGTAAAAATGGGCTATCCGCATGAGTTGCTTAAAACAGTCCAAAAAGTCTACTAA
- a CDS encoding FAD-dependent monooxygenase yields MESVNDNHIGRNTVAQRTALVSGASFAGLSTAYWLNKLGYQVTVVEISNELKKGGTPVDIRGKTIDVVKRMGIFAQIERNRLAPKRMEFKNADDLTVGFFQEENSDPTRADEYEIERDVLLAILFDLVKQDVEFIFSDSITALHETEDTVQATFKHSPQRAFDLVFGCDGIHSAVRRIWFGHEADYVHFLEQYFSITIVNKLLIDDDTAQMYNVPDKAIMLNAYNNKTDIVLCFRSENEIPYDYRDEEQQRKIILEQFAGEGWRTTELLDEVMRSKTFYFDKLCQVKMPSWTKGRMALVGDSGYCASPAAGRGGSLAIDGAAALADAFQKQHGDYEAAFQAYNTDFRPFIEAVQAEAVHVGLELLVPRTEEAIQKRNTQLAGF; encoded by the coding sequence ATGGAATCAGTAAACGATAATCATATCGGGCGGAACACTGTCGCCCAACGAACCGCCCTCGTGTCGGGGGCAAGTTTTGCCGGCCTGTCAACGGCGTATTGGCTGAACAAATTGGGGTATCAGGTAACGGTTGTTGAAATCTCAAACGAACTTAAAAAGGGTGGTACGCCTGTCGACATACGCGGCAAAACCATAGATGTCGTTAAGCGCATGGGCATCTTTGCGCAAATTGAGCGAAACAGATTGGCCCCGAAACGGATGGAGTTTAAAAATGCGGACGATCTGACCGTGGGCTTCTTCCAGGAAGAAAACAGCGATCCCACTCGTGCTGACGAATACGAAATCGAACGAGATGTGTTATTGGCTATTTTATTCGATCTCGTCAAACAGGATGTTGAATTTATTTTCAGCGATAGCATCACAGCCTTACACGAAACAGAGGATACGGTACAGGCTACCTTTAAACATAGTCCGCAACGCGCCTTCGATCTGGTTTTTGGCTGCGACGGAATCCATTCGGCGGTACGACGAATCTGGTTCGGGCATGAAGCCGACTACGTACATTTTCTGGAGCAATATTTTTCGATCACCATTGTCAACAAGTTGCTGATCGACGATGACACGGCTCAGATGTATAATGTGCCCGATAAAGCTATTATGCTGAACGCGTACAACAATAAGACCGACATTGTGCTGTGTTTCCGTTCCGAAAACGAAATCCCGTATGATTATCGGGATGAGGAGCAACAACGGAAAATCATTCTGGAACAGTTTGCCGGAGAAGGCTGGCGAACAACAGAGCTACTGGACGAAGTAATGCGTTCGAAAACGTTTTACTTCGATAAACTCTGTCAGGTAAAGATGCCATCGTGGACAAAAGGCCGAATGGCGCTGGTGGGCGATTCCGGCTATTGTGCTTCACCGGCTGCGGGCCGGGGCGGATCGCTGGCCATAGATGGAGCGGCTGCGCTGGCGGATGCCTTTCAAAAACAGCATGGAGATTATGAAGCCGCCTTTCAGGCTTACAATACCGATTTCCGTCCGTTTATTGAGGCAGTTCAGGCCGAAGCCGTTCATGTTGGCTTAGAACTGCTTGTGCCAAGAACCGAAGAAGCTATTCAGAAACGAAACACACAACTAGCTGGTTTTTAA
- a CDS encoding AraC family transcriptional regulator, whose amino-acid sequence MPKKTTSIPVNTMTDEFGGDIAIEKTTIDDLHLIQEAEQSHRHDRHSFFLLERGTVHIDIDFQTYKLEASSVIYLHPDQVHRTRIVDHATVSSWAINNENLNPDYLNLLESLTPAKPLVLTNETFSLISEAVSLALKFSERKADKLYHSLLKDSTNALIALVISLYTAEATSTDKLSRFDTITKAFRELLERSYTRVKRPAEYAQRLNISTSYLNECVKNTTGHSVSHHIQQRVVLEAKRLLYYSDKSVKEISAELGYDDYPYFSRLFTKVTGMTALAFRTKNRD is encoded by the coding sequence ATGCCTAAAAAGACGACGTCCATTCCTGTTAATACGATGACTGATGAGTTCGGTGGTGATATTGCCATTGAAAAAACAACCATCGACGATCTACACCTGATTCAGGAAGCCGAACAATCCCATCGGCACGACCGTCATTCGTTCTTTCTGCTCGAACGTGGAACCGTTCACATCGACATTGATTTTCAAACGTATAAACTAGAGGCTTCGTCGGTTATTTACCTGCACCCCGATCAGGTCCATCGCACCCGGATCGTTGACCATGCCACCGTCAGCAGTTGGGCCATCAACAACGAAAACCTGAATCCCGACTACCTGAACTTATTGGAAAGCCTCACCCCTGCCAAACCCTTGGTGTTAACGAACGAAACGTTTTCCCTTATTTCGGAAGCGGTATCGTTAGCCTTGAAATTTTCGGAACGGAAAGCCGATAAACTCTATCATTCCTTACTCAAAGACAGTACCAATGCCCTGATTGCCTTAGTTATTTCTCTGTATACAGCCGAAGCAACATCAACAGACAAGCTTTCCCGATTCGATACGATTACCAAAGCCTTCAGGGAATTATTGGAGCGTAGCTATACCAGGGTCAAACGCCCGGCTGAGTATGCCCAAAGACTAAACATCTCTACGTCTTACCTGAACGAATGCGTTAAAAACACAACAGGCCATTCCGTTTCCCATCACATACAGCAGCGTGTTGTGTTAGAAGCCAAACGGTTACTGTATTATTCCGATAAATCGGTGAAAGAAATTTCCGCTGAACTGGGGTATGACGATTACCCCTATTTTTCACGGCTGTTTACTAAAGTTACCGGTATGACGGCTTTGGCGTTCCGAACCAAAAACCGCGATTAG
- a CDS encoding AraC family transcriptional regulator, with translation MDAHVEFDPPEVLRDSIKCFWYDRIEVGEHESSFEVQPDGYAELIFYFGSGCSLAHHGRLQPLPSPFMMGLLNQPAVFYTKNSLEIIGIRCFPWTIFDLLGLPSGQDGVRIVEHPIARLQSTLDECIHTGNIAEAVNHLNQYFLDARSQVAVDSTLFKAGVAMREANGTLPVSDVAAAAHATVRTLERKFRQSSGYTVKDVSGLIRFEQVRNHLWLHPDANLAGLAHELGYTDQSHLSREFKRYSGTTPAAFARKARKQAVNYDFVAFTKD, from the coding sequence ATGGATGCACACGTAGAATTTGACCCTCCTGAAGTACTACGGGATTCCATCAAGTGCTTTTGGTACGACCGAATAGAGGTCGGAGAACACGAATCGAGTTTCGAGGTACAGCCGGATGGTTACGCAGAATTGATTTTCTATTTCGGAAGCGGCTGTAGTCTTGCGCACCACGGACGCTTGCAGCCGTTGCCCTCCCCATTTATGATGGGGTTACTCAATCAGCCTGCTGTTTTTTACACAAAAAACAGCTTAGAAATCATTGGTATCCGGTGCTTTCCCTGGACCATATTCGATCTGCTTGGGCTACCGTCCGGGCAAGACGGCGTGCGCATCGTTGAGCATCCGATCGCCCGGCTTCAATCTACGCTGGATGAGTGCATCCATACGGGTAACATAGCCGAAGCAGTAAACCACCTAAATCAGTATTTCCTGGATGCCCGGTCGCAGGTTGCGGTCGATAGTACGCTGTTCAAAGCGGGCGTTGCCATGCGGGAGGCAAATGGCACCCTACCGGTCAGCGACGTAGCGGCAGCCGCCCACGCAACGGTTCGTACGCTGGAACGAAAGTTCAGGCAATCGTCTGGTTATACGGTGAAAGACGTGTCGGGCCTGATTCGCTTTGAACAGGTACGCAACCACTTATGGCTTCATCCAGATGCCAATCTCGCTGGCTTAGCGCATGAGCTGGGCTATACGGATCAATCGCACCTCAGCCGGGAGTTTAAGCGCTATAGCGGCACCACGCCAGCGGCATTCGCCCGAAAGGCCAGGAAACAGGCGGTGAACTACGATTTCGTCGCGTTTACAAAAGATTGA